In Corynebacterium afermentans subsp. afermentans, a genomic segment contains:
- the ruvA gene encoding Holliday junction branch migration protein RuvA: protein MIDSLNGEVLTIGLDHAVIECSGVGYRFLATPQTLGRLTRGESARVMTSMVVKDDGVTLYGFGDADAREMFHKLQNVSGLGPKLALASLSVFDPGELSSHIAAGDAKTIQSIPGVGKKMAERIALELKDKVEAFVPAGDAPAAAEATGANKGSSLISEQVVEALVGLGFQERSARPVVDALVEEQPEEDASALLRQALSQLGKK from the coding sequence ATGATTGATTCTCTCAACGGCGAAGTGCTCACCATCGGGCTCGACCATGCGGTTATCGAATGCTCGGGCGTGGGCTACCGCTTCCTTGCCACCCCACAAACGCTAGGCCGCTTGACCCGCGGCGAGAGCGCCCGGGTGATGACGTCGATGGTGGTCAAAGACGATGGTGTGACCCTGTACGGCTTCGGGGACGCGGATGCCCGCGAGATGTTCCACAAGCTGCAGAACGTCTCCGGACTGGGGCCAAAATTAGCGCTCGCCTCGTTGTCCGTGTTTGACCCAGGCGAGCTGTCCTCCCACATCGCAGCCGGAGATGCGAAGACGATCCAGTCCATTCCGGGTGTGGGCAAGAAGATGGCGGAACGGATCGCTCTCGAGCTCAAAGACAAGGTGGAGGCGTTTGTCCCGGCGGGCGATGCGCCGGCCGCTGCAGAGGCAACCGGGGCGAACAAGGGCTCGTCGCTCATTTCTGAGCAGGTGGTCGAGGCGTTGGTGGGGCTGGGGTTCCAGGAGCGTTCGGCGCGGCCGGTGGTCGACGCGTTGGTGGAGGAGCAGCCGGAGGAAGACGCTTCCGCACTGCTGCGTCAAGCGCTGAGCCAGCTGGGCAAAAAGTAA
- the ruvC gene encoding crossover junction endodeoxyribonuclease RuvC: protein MSLEGLRVMGIDPGLTRCGLSVVQAGRGRQIIPVAVGVVRTPSTAELAERLLRLSRAVGEWIDDYEPDVIAMERIFERGNVSTVMHTAHAVGVMVLAAAERGIPVYMYTPSEVKKAVSGNGRADKKQMTVMITRILGLSEAPKPADAADALAIAVCHCWRAPLIARTNQLTMKAANQ from the coding sequence ATGTCGCTGGAAGGTCTGCGGGTGATGGGCATTGACCCGGGCTTGACGCGTTGCGGTCTTTCCGTGGTGCAAGCTGGCCGGGGCCGCCAGATCATCCCCGTGGCGGTTGGCGTGGTGCGCACCCCGTCCACTGCGGAACTAGCGGAGCGTCTTCTGCGCCTGTCGCGGGCGGTGGGTGAGTGGATCGACGACTACGAGCCGGACGTCATCGCCATGGAGCGCATCTTTGAGCGCGGCAATGTATCAACCGTCATGCACACCGCGCACGCCGTCGGTGTGATGGTGCTGGCCGCGGCGGAGCGGGGCATCCCGGTGTACATGTACACCCCGTCAGAGGTGAAAAAGGCCGTCTCCGGCAACGGGCGGGCGGACAAGAAGCAGATGACAGTGATGATCACGCGGATTCTCGGCCTGTCTGAAGCGCCGAAGCCCGCGGACGCGGCGGACGCGCTGGCTATCGCGGTGTGCCACTGCTGGCGCGCCCCCCTGATCGCACGGACCAACCAGTTGACCATGAAAGCGGCGAACCAATGA
- a CDS encoding YebC/PmpR family DNA-binding transcriptional regulator: MAGHSKWATTKHKKAANDAKRSKLWAKMIKDIEVAARTGGGDPAANPTLDDMIRKAKKASVPGDNIERARKRGSGEEAGGANWETVMYEGYGVNGVAVLIECLTDNRNRAATEVRTAMTKNGGNLGESGSVGYMFERTGVVTIQKGELSEDDVLMAVLDAGAEEVNDLGEEFEITCKPTDLPAVREALAGEGIEIEEAGQEFRADVEVDLDVEGAKKMMRIIDALEDSDDVQNVYTNMNLSDEVEAQLED, translated from the coding sequence ATGGCGGGCCACTCAAAGTGGGCAACCACGAAGCACAAGAAGGCCGCAAACGACGCGAAGCGGTCGAAGTTGTGGGCGAAGATGATCAAGGACATCGAGGTCGCGGCACGAACCGGCGGCGGCGATCCGGCCGCGAACCCCACCCTGGACGACATGATCCGCAAGGCCAAGAAGGCTTCGGTGCCTGGCGACAACATCGAGCGCGCCCGCAAGCGCGGCTCCGGTGAGGAAGCCGGCGGCGCGAACTGGGAGACCGTGATGTACGAGGGTTACGGCGTGAACGGCGTGGCAGTGCTCATCGAGTGCCTTACGGACAACCGCAACCGTGCAGCTACCGAGGTGCGTACCGCCATGACCAAAAATGGTGGCAACCTCGGCGAGTCCGGCTCCGTCGGCTACATGTTCGAGCGCACCGGTGTGGTGACCATTCAGAAGGGCGAGCTCAGCGAGGACGACGTGCTCATGGCTGTGCTCGATGCCGGAGCCGAGGAGGTCAACGACCTCGGCGAGGAGTTTGAGATCACCTGCAAGCCGACCGACCTGCCGGCAGTTCGCGAGGCGCTGGCAGGCGAAGGTATCGAGATTGAGGAAGCAGGCCAGGAGTTCCGTGCGGACGTGGAGGTAGACCTCGACGTCGAAGGCGCGAAGAAGATGATGCGCATCATCGACGCGCTGGAAGACTCGGACGACGTGCAGAACGTCTACACCAACATGAACCTCTCCGACGAGGTCGAGGCGCAGCTGGAGGACTAA
- a CDS encoding glycosyltransferase family 4 protein — protein MRIGLVCPYSFNVPGGVQAHVLDLAAQLREMGHHTEVLGPASKAVELPEWVTRGGAAVPVRYNGSVARLSFGPQVRRTTRHFIERGNFDILHVHEPNSPSYSMAALRMATGPIVATYHASAESSYALKLVLPALRGSLEKIRAGIAVSKEAWRWQSQQVGTDPVIIPNGVDTVRFQAARHTPGRQSMPEVVFMGRLDEPRKGLDVFLRAVDQLPRKPRVTVIGAGAPREFAGVEFTGLVSEDEKAQILGRADIFVAPNLGGESFGIILVEAMAAGCAVLASNIPAFAAVCGKDAGLLFPPGDASALAQQLQLLIDELPLRTNLCAKGVQRAKDFDWSVVARRVLAVYEAVSIGETVGVEGWL, from the coding sequence GTGCGGATCGGTCTGGTGTGCCCGTACTCCTTCAACGTTCCGGGCGGAGTTCAAGCCCACGTGCTTGACCTTGCTGCTCAATTGCGCGAAATGGGCCACCACACTGAGGTGCTCGGCCCGGCCTCGAAGGCTGTCGAGCTTCCGGAGTGGGTCACCCGCGGCGGCGCCGCGGTGCCGGTGCGCTACAACGGCTCAGTCGCGCGGCTGTCCTTCGGCCCGCAAGTGCGCCGTACCACCCGGCATTTCATCGAGCGCGGCAACTTTGACATTTTGCACGTACACGAGCCGAACTCGCCGAGCTACTCCATGGCGGCGTTGCGCATGGCTACCGGCCCGATCGTGGCCACCTACCACGCCTCAGCGGAATCCTCTTACGCGCTCAAGCTCGTGCTGCCGGCACTCCGCGGCAGCCTAGAGAAGATCCGCGCCGGTATCGCGGTGAGTAAGGAGGCGTGGCGCTGGCAGTCGCAGCAGGTGGGCACTGATCCCGTGATCATCCCGAACGGTGTGGACACCGTCAGATTTCAAGCGGCGCGGCACACCCCGGGAAGACAATCAATGCCAGAAGTGGTGTTCATGGGCCGCTTGGACGAACCCCGCAAGGGCCTCGACGTGTTCCTGCGGGCCGTGGATCAGCTCCCGCGCAAGCCGCGCGTCACCGTCATCGGAGCTGGGGCGCCCCGCGAGTTTGCGGGCGTCGAGTTTACGGGGCTGGTTTCTGAGGATGAGAAGGCGCAGATTCTCGGCCGCGCGGATATCTTTGTCGCGCCGAACCTCGGCGGCGAATCGTTCGGGATCATCCTCGTGGAGGCGATGGCTGCCGGCTGCGCTGTACTCGCCAGCAACATCCCCGCGTTCGCCGCGGTCTGCGGCAAGGATGCGGGGTTGCTGTTTCCGCCCGGCGACGCGTCGGCGCTCGCGCAGCAGTTGCAGTTGCTTATCGACGAGCTCCCGCTTCGCACCAACCTCTGCGCTAAAGGCGTGCAGCGGGCAAAAGACTTCGACTGGTCTGTTGTGGCGCGTCGGGTCCTGGCGGTGTACGAGGCAGTGTCTATCGGGGAGACGGTCGGGGTGGAGGGGTGGCTATGA
- a CDS encoding phosphatidylinositol mannoside acyltransferase, whose amino-acid sequence MGFARERLVAAGYIAGWKIVGALPTPLTARAAEWAADRASGEGAGMEMLRRNLARVVGPENVTRQLVRDAMRSYARYWLEAFRLPRMAGDPELNAKLSAGVVGREHLNSAVAQGHGVVLTLPHTGNWDMAGTWLAKSFGGFTTVAERLEPEALFDAFVQFRETLGFEVVPLTGGEQPPFERLKEVLADGGIVCLLGERDFSRRGVPVEFFGEETTFPVGPVKLARDTGATLLVAHSWFTGARRNPGWGFSISAPVEVTTLEGTAQRVADQFAQNIAAHPADWHMLQPLWPKDVPKPSRRREMERRLRQRREHGR is encoded by the coding sequence ATGGGCTTCGCGCGCGAGCGGCTCGTAGCCGCGGGTTACATCGCCGGCTGGAAGATCGTCGGAGCGCTGCCTACACCGTTGACCGCGCGGGCAGCCGAGTGGGCCGCGGACCGTGCTTCCGGCGAGGGCGCTGGCATGGAGATGCTGCGGCGCAACCTCGCACGCGTGGTGGGGCCGGAAAACGTCACCCGGCAGCTGGTGCGCGACGCCATGCGCTCCTACGCTCGCTATTGGTTGGAAGCATTCCGTCTGCCGCGGATGGCGGGCGATCCGGAGTTGAACGCGAAGCTTTCGGCTGGTGTGGTCGGGCGGGAACACTTGAATTCTGCCGTGGCGCAGGGCCACGGGGTTGTACTCACGCTGCCTCACACCGGTAACTGGGACATGGCGGGAACATGGCTGGCGAAAAGCTTCGGCGGGTTCACCACCGTTGCGGAGCGGCTTGAACCTGAGGCGCTGTTCGACGCGTTCGTGCAGTTCCGCGAGACCCTCGGCTTCGAGGTCGTGCCGCTGACCGGCGGTGAGCAGCCGCCGTTCGAGCGGTTGAAAGAGGTGCTCGCTGACGGCGGGATCGTGTGCCTGTTGGGGGAGCGGGACTTCTCTCGACGCGGGGTGCCGGTTGAGTTCTTCGGCGAGGAAACGACCTTTCCCGTCGGCCCGGTCAAGCTGGCGCGGGACACCGGCGCGACGCTTTTGGTTGCGCACTCCTGGTTCACGGGCGCGCGGCGCAACCCTGGCTGGGGCTTTAGCATCTCTGCCCCGGTGGAGGTGACCACGCTCGAGGGCACTGCGCAGCGCGTGGCCGATCAGTTCGCCCAAAACATTGCCGCCCACCCGGCGGACTGGCACATGCTGCAGCCGCTGTGGCCTAAAGACGTGCCGAAGCCGAGCCGCCGCCGGGAGATGGAACGGCGGCTGCGGCAACGGCGCGAACACGGGAGGTAG
- the pgsA gene encoding phosphatidylinositol phosphate synthase: MLSVHGRKPAAVAVEPVAKGLLRIGLTPNATTIAGTALTMLTAMVLIPTGHLVWAAVLSLFFAAFDMVDGTMARLRGGGTAFGATLDASCDRLTDGALFGSIAMWLIYVVDAAPVNVAVCLAVTVLSPTISYIKARGEAGGLKIVGGLVERPERLILSLGGLALEGFGVPNAVVVSLWILLVGSVITVVQRLMFAGRDEGADAKVAPPAGT; encoded by the coding sequence ATGCTTAGCGTGCACGGACGCAAACCCGCCGCAGTAGCGGTCGAGCCGGTGGCCAAAGGCCTGTTGCGCATCGGTCTGACTCCGAACGCGACAACGATTGCGGGAACCGCGCTGACCATGCTCACGGCTATGGTGCTCATCCCCACCGGACACTTGGTGTGGGCGGCGGTGCTCAGCCTGTTCTTCGCCGCCTTCGACATGGTCGACGGCACGATGGCCAGGCTGCGCGGCGGAGGCACCGCGTTTGGCGCGACGCTGGATGCGAGCTGCGACCGGCTTACCGACGGCGCGCTGTTCGGCTCGATCGCCATGTGGCTGATCTACGTCGTGGACGCCGCGCCGGTGAACGTGGCGGTGTGCCTGGCGGTCACCGTGCTTTCGCCGACCATTAGCTACATCAAGGCTCGCGGCGAGGCCGGTGGGCTGAAGATCGTCGGCGGGCTGGTCGAGCGTCCCGAACGGTTGATTTTGAGCCTCGGTGGCCTAGCCCTGGAGGGCTTTGGCGTGCCCAACGCGGTGGTGGTCTCGCTATGGATCCTGCTAGTCGGCTCCGTGATCACCGTTGTGCAGCGCCTGATGTTCGCCGGACGCGACGAGGGGGCGGACGCGAAGGTCGCGCCGCCAGCGGGAACGTAA
- a CDS encoding HIT family protein, whose amino-acid sequence MQRATNGETYVDTGVGDPDRLTRLWAPYRSSYITKMPAEGEAGEAEGSSRSNGDPFLEIPQMSDEDGLIVARGETLYAVCNLYPYNAGHLMVVPYRKVADLEELTDAETAELMAFAKHAVKTLKRVSKPEAINVGLNLGKASGGSVSDHLHLHVVPRWAGDANFMAVIGGTKVLPQLLQETRTLLADGWREVHEAESGERDA is encoded by the coding sequence TTGCAGCGGGCAACTAACGGCGAGACTTACGTCGACACCGGCGTAGGCGACCCGGACCGCCTCACCCGCCTGTGGGCGCCGTACCGTTCCAGCTACATCACCAAGATGCCGGCGGAAGGGGAGGCGGGGGAGGCCGAAGGATCGTCGAGAAGCAACGGCGATCCCTTCCTCGAAATCCCGCAGATGAGCGACGAAGACGGCCTGATCGTCGCGCGCGGGGAGACGCTGTACGCGGTGTGCAACCTGTACCCGTACAACGCCGGCCACCTGATGGTGGTGCCGTACCGCAAAGTCGCTGACTTGGAAGAACTCACCGACGCGGAGACGGCCGAGCTGATGGCGTTTGCCAAGCATGCGGTGAAAACGCTCAAGCGCGTGTCCAAACCGGAGGCGATCAACGTCGGGCTGAACCTGGGCAAGGCCTCGGGCGGGTCGGTGAGCGACCACCTGCACCTGCACGTTGTGCCGCGCTGGGCGGGCGACGCGAATTTCATGGCCGTCATCGGCGGCACCAAGGTGCTGCCGCAACTGCTGCAGGAGACGCGGACGCTGCTCGCAGACGGCTGGCGCGAGGTCCACGAGGCGGAATCAGGTGAGCGCGATGCTTAG
- the thrS gene encoding threonine--tRNA ligase, translated as MSTEAAVEFAPFEVPAGTAVGAAMRELNLPNKGEDAVVCVQDEAGELKDLSHVPDTTATFMPVAANTELGRSVIRHSCAHVLAQAVQAEFPGTKLGIGPAINDGFYYDFDVAEPFTPEDLKTLEKRMKKIIKQGQKFVRGVYASAEEAAEDLKDEPYKLELINDKGNVDPDSDEATEIGAGELTHYDNVNPRTNEVEWHDLCRGPHVPTTKYIPAFALTRSSAAYWRGDQNNAGLQRVYGTAWESKEKLEEYMTMLEEAEKRDHRRLGNELDLFSFPDEVGSGLPVFHPDGGIVRMTMEQHSRERHVAAGYSFVNTPHVTKGDLFQQSGHLDWYADGMFPPMKLDGEVDEDGNVTKQPVDYYAKPMNCPMHNLIFDSRGRSYRELPLRLFEFGTVYRYEKSGVVHGLTRARGFTQDDAHIYCTEEQLEDELTSVLEFIISLLQDYGLDDFYLELSTKDPNKYIGDDEIWERSTNILESVAKKSGLELVPDPAGAAFYGPKISVQARDAIGRTWQMSTVQLDFNLPERFDLTYTSSDGSKKRPVMIHRALFGSIERFFGVLLEHYAGAFPAWLAPHQVVGIPVADAFADHLEDVVGALRERGIRAEVDHSDDRMQKKIRTHTTGKVPFMLLAGERDVEANAVSFRFLDGSQINGVPVERAVELIADWISAKRNEQPSEETVAAGN; from the coding sequence ATGTCTACCGAAGCAGCAGTCGAATTCGCACCGTTCGAGGTTCCCGCCGGCACCGCCGTCGGCGCCGCCATGCGGGAGCTGAACCTGCCGAACAAGGGGGAGGACGCCGTGGTGTGCGTCCAAGACGAGGCGGGAGAGCTGAAGGATCTCTCGCACGTCCCCGATACCACCGCGACGTTTATGCCGGTAGCCGCAAACACTGAGCTCGGCCGCTCCGTGATCCGCCATTCCTGCGCCCACGTGCTCGCCCAGGCCGTGCAGGCCGAGTTCCCCGGCACCAAGCTGGGCATTGGCCCGGCGATCAACGACGGTTTCTACTACGACTTCGACGTTGCGGAGCCGTTTACGCCCGAGGATCTGAAGACGCTGGAAAAGCGCATGAAGAAGATCATCAAGCAGGGACAGAAGTTCGTCCGCGGCGTCTACGCCTCCGCAGAAGAGGCTGCAGAAGACCTCAAGGACGAGCCGTACAAGCTCGAACTGATCAACGACAAAGGCAACGTCGATCCGGACTCCGATGAGGCCACCGAAATCGGTGCCGGCGAGCTGACGCACTATGACAACGTCAACCCGCGCACGAACGAGGTTGAGTGGCACGACCTGTGCCGCGGCCCGCACGTGCCCACCACGAAGTACATCCCGGCGTTCGCGCTGACCCGCTCGTCCGCCGCCTACTGGCGCGGCGACCAGAACAACGCCGGCCTGCAGCGTGTCTACGGCACCGCTTGGGAGTCCAAGGAAAAACTCGAAGAGTATATGACCATGCTTGAGGAGGCGGAAAAGCGCGACCACCGTCGCCTGGGCAACGAGCTGGACCTGTTTTCTTTCCCGGACGAGGTCGGCTCCGGCCTGCCGGTGTTCCACCCGGACGGCGGTATCGTGCGCATGACCATGGAGCAGCACTCGCGCGAGCGCCATGTCGCCGCCGGCTACTCCTTTGTCAACACCCCGCACGTGACCAAGGGCGACTTGTTCCAGCAGTCTGGCCACCTGGACTGGTACGCCGACGGCATGTTCCCGCCGATGAAGCTCGACGGCGAGGTCGATGAAGACGGCAACGTGACCAAGCAGCCGGTGGACTACTACGCCAAGCCGATGAACTGCCCGATGCACAACCTCATCTTCGACTCGCGCGGGCGTTCCTACCGCGAGCTGCCGCTGCGCCTGTTCGAGTTCGGCACCGTGTACCGCTACGAGAAGTCCGGCGTGGTCCACGGCTTGACCCGCGCCCGCGGATTCACGCAGGACGACGCACACATCTACTGCACCGAGGAGCAGCTGGAAGACGAGCTGACCAGCGTGCTGGAGTTCATCATCTCCCTGCTGCAGGACTACGGCCTGGACGACTTCTACCTGGAACTTTCCACCAAGGACCCGAACAAGTACATCGGCGACGACGAGATCTGGGAGCGCTCGACCAACATCCTGGAGTCTGTGGCCAAAAAGTCCGGCTTGGAGCTCGTGCCGGACCCGGCGGGCGCCGCGTTCTACGGCCCGAAGATATCGGTGCAGGCCCGCGACGCCATCGGCCGCACCTGGCAGATGTCCACCGTGCAGCTGGACTTCAACCTGCCGGAGCGCTTCGATCTGACCTACACCTCCTCGGACGGCTCGAAGAAGCGTCCGGTGATGATCCACCGCGCGCTCTTCGGCTCCATCGAGCGCTTCTTCGGCGTGCTGCTCGAGCACTACGCCGGCGCGTTCCCGGCCTGGCTGGCCCCGCACCAGGTGGTGGGCATCCCGGTGGCCGACGCATTCGCCGACCACCTCGAAGACGTCGTCGGTGCCCTGCGTGAGCGCGGCATCCGCGCGGAGGTTGACCACTCTGACGACCGCATGCAGAAAAAGATCCGCACCCACACCACCGGCAAGGTGCCGTTCATGCTGCTCGCCGGCGAGCGCGACGTGGAGGCGAATGCGGTCAGCTTCCGCTTCCTCGACGGCAGCCAGATCAACGGGGTACCGGTCGAGCGCGCAGTGGAGCTGATCGCCGACTGGATCTCCGCCAAGCGCAATGAGCAGCCGAGCGAGGAAACCGTTGCAGCGGGCAACTAA
- a CDS encoding Dyp-type peroxidase has product MPGVSRRGFLAGTAGVAGVASSGMLLAACDSEPSNSAPNTKPLTEASVAFDGAHQAGIQTPTQASLNLAGFNLKDGVDAAGVVRLMRLWTEDARELTAGRNPLSSLEPEMTQWPANLTITCGFGERVFDIAAPDQKPAWLHDIPAMPREELRPEWGQTDLVLQICSDDPVMSAWAMRHMTRAGMDYVETTWLQQGFMNAFGSIPKGQTPRNLFGQVDGTVNPHSDDEYAEQVFADDGSSSLVVRRIAMDLDDWERLDRTSREAAVGRKLSDGAPLTGEDEFDAPDMEALDEYGLPVIDKNSHMARAMPPADHPEQKFLRRPYNYSLPPAPGELSNAGLVFLAFQKDPDVQFTPVLQRLLEVDRLNEWTTHIGSAVYWIPPGTREPGGDAGRDTYWGETVLSGAQG; this is encoded by the coding sequence ATGCCGGGTGTGAGCCGGCGGGGGTTTTTGGCGGGGACGGCTGGTGTGGCCGGGGTGGCGTCGTCAGGCATGCTGCTGGCGGCGTGCGATAGCGAGCCGAGCAACTCCGCGCCGAACACCAAACCTTTGACGGAGGCGTCCGTCGCCTTCGACGGTGCCCACCAGGCTGGCATCCAGACGCCGACGCAGGCGTCGCTCAACCTGGCCGGGTTCAACCTCAAGGACGGAGTGGACGCTGCTGGCGTGGTCAGGCTGATGCGTCTGTGGACGGAAGACGCCCGCGAGCTGACCGCCGGCCGCAACCCGCTGTCCAGCCTGGAGCCGGAGATGACGCAGTGGCCCGCCAACTTGACCATCACCTGCGGGTTCGGTGAGCGCGTCTTCGATATCGCGGCGCCGGATCAAAAGCCGGCGTGGCTGCACGACATCCCCGCGATGCCGCGCGAAGAGCTGCGGCCGGAGTGGGGGCAGACGGATCTGGTGCTGCAGATCTGCTCCGACGACCCGGTGATGAGCGCCTGGGCGATGCGCCACATGACGCGCGCCGGCATGGACTACGTTGAAACCACCTGGTTGCAGCAGGGGTTCATGAACGCGTTTGGCTCCATCCCCAAAGGCCAAACGCCGCGCAACCTCTTCGGGCAGGTGGACGGCACGGTCAACCCGCACTCGGACGATGAGTACGCCGAGCAGGTGTTCGCGGACGACGGCTCGTCGTCGCTGGTGGTGCGCCGCATCGCGATGGACCTCGACGATTGGGAGCGGCTGGACCGCACGTCACGCGAGGCGGCGGTGGGGCGAAAGCTTTCCGACGGCGCCCCGCTGACCGGCGAGGACGAGTTTGATGCGCCGGACATGGAGGCGCTGGACGAGTACGGGCTGCCCGTGATCGACAAGAACTCCCACATGGCCCGCGCCATGCCGCCCGCGGACCACCCGGAGCAGAAGTTTTTGCGCAGGCCGTACAATTACTCGCTGCCCCCGGCACCCGGTGAGCTGTCCAACGCGGGTTTGGTCTTTTTGGCCTTCCAAAAGGACCCGGATGTCCAGTTCACCCCTGTGCTGCAACGGCTTTTGGAGGTGGACCGCCTCAACGAATGGACCACGCACATCGGCTCCGCGGTCTACTGGATCCCGCCGGGCACACGTGAGCCCGGTGGGGACGCGGGCCGCGATACGTACTGGGGCGAGACGGTACTTTCGGGTGCCCAAGGGTAG
- a CDS encoding copper chaperone PCu(A)C has translation MNKRIVTGLAAAALILAGCSDEPNDAVQQQSAYNETTSEVGAAADDLGNGAVTLEQGAVRAKAAKDAADGSDMTAIFGTLHNNSDKDITVVGFATSLGEASYQIHEVVDGVMRQKDGGFDIPAGGTHELAPGGDHFMVMDYEPAIEAGDTIGVTLLLEGGATATVSDVAVRTMLPGDESYGDLGEHADHAEHADHADHAEHKH, from the coding sequence ATGAACAAGCGAATTGTTACCGGCCTTGCAGCTGCAGCTTTGATACTGGCCGGTTGCTCCGACGAACCGAACGACGCAGTACAGCAGCAGTCGGCCTACAACGAGACCACCTCGGAGGTGGGTGCCGCAGCCGACGACCTGGGCAACGGCGCGGTGACGCTGGAGCAGGGCGCCGTCCGCGCGAAGGCGGCGAAGGATGCGGCCGACGGCAGCGATATGACTGCCATCTTCGGCACGCTGCACAACAACTCCGACAAGGACATCACCGTGGTTGGCTTCGCTACCTCGCTCGGCGAGGCGAGCTACCAGATCCACGAAGTCGTGGACGGGGTGATGCGCCAAAAGGACGGCGGCTTCGACATCCCCGCGGGCGGCACCCACGAGCTCGCCCCGGGCGGCGACCACTTCATGGTGATGGACTACGAGCCGGCCATCGAGGCAGGCGACACCATCGGTGTGACCCTGCTGCTGGAAGGCGGCGCGACCGCGACCGTGTCCGATGTTGCCGTGCGCACCATGCTGCCTGGCGACGAAAGCTACGGCGACCTCGGCGAGCACGCCGACCACGCTGAACATGCCGACCACGCCGACCACGCTGAACACAAGCACTAG